A window of the Capricornis sumatraensis isolate serow.1 chromosome 9, serow.2, whole genome shotgun sequence genome harbors these coding sequences:
- the SPINK7 gene encoding serine protease inhibitor Kazal-type 7 has translation MKTTGGLLLLCIVVHLCSCSEAASLPLKTVNCSIYKKYPVVAIPCPITYLPVCGSDYITYGNECHLCIENLKSYGKVQFLHEGVC, from the exons ATGAAGACCACTGGGGGTCTCCTTCTGCTCTGTATAGTGGTCCATCTCTGCTCCTGCTCAG AAGCTGCTAGCCTGCCTTTAAAAACA GTGAACTGCAGCATTTACAAGAAGTACCCAGTGGTGGCCATCCCCTGCCCCATCACATACCTGCCTGTTTGTGGTTCTGACTACATCACCTATGGGAATGAATGCCACTTGTGTATTGAGAATTT GAAGAGttatggaaaagttcagtttcttCATGAAGGAGTATGTTAA